The following proteins are encoded in a genomic region of Magnolia sinica isolate HGM2019 chromosome 1, MsV1, whole genome shotgun sequence:
- the LOC131249539 gene encoding LOB domain-containing protein 22, giving the protein MSNRGGVNGSGTQACAACKYQRRKCAPDCILAPYFPPDQQRQFLNAHKLFGVSNIVKVIRNLDPLQKSEAMRSIIFQSDIRARNPVGGCHQIIVDLQKQIEQHTIELELVLRKLAMYREQACTQSQVQEVGHVQHGQLGLDMNLMSMSGYNPMQQYHHLRYHHDVMPHVMPTPSRSCMEGSSSSINAMPLNEFGDMKMQYGIFDRNQNYPSERGDSFHGIDSFTCSNRVALKDEQNSMEQVQEHDLKGAASLFTLTNCNS; this is encoded by the exons ATGAGCAACCGTGGTGGTGTCAATGGCAGCGGCACCCAAGCTTGCGCTGCGTGTAAATACCAGCGTAGGAAATGCGCTCCTGATTGCATACTCGCGCCATACTTTCCTCCTGATCAGCAGCGTCAGTTTTTAAACGCTCACAAATTGTTTGGTGTTAGTAATATTGTAAAGGTCATTCGTAATCTCGATCCCCTTCAGAAATCTGAAGCAATGCGATCCATCATTTTCCAATCAGATATCCGGGCACGTAATCCCGTTGGTGGTTGTCACCAGATTATCGTTGATTTGCAGAAGCAGATTGAACAACACACCATCGAGCTGGAGCTTGTGCTGAGAAAGCTCGCCATGTACCGTGAGCAAGCTTGCACGCAGAGCCAGGTGCAGGAGGTCGGCCACGTTCAACATGGTCAGCTGGGGTTGGATATGAATTTGATGTCGATGAGTGGTTATAATCCAATGCAGCAGTACCATCATCTTCggtaccaccatgatgtaatgcCACATGTGATGCCGACTCCTAGTAGAAGCTGCATGGAGGGATCTTCTTCTTCAATTAATGCAATGCCGTTAAATGAATTTGGAGACATGAAAATGCAGTATGGTATCTTTGATCGAAATCAGAATTACCCAAGTGAACGTGGAGACTCATTTCATGGCATCGATTCGTTTACATGCAG TAACAGAGTCGCTCTAAAGGATGAGCAGAATTCCATGGAACAAGTTCAAGAGCATGATTTGAAGGGTGCAGCTTCTTTATTTACTCTTACAAATTGTAATTCATAA